Proteins from one Raphanus sativus cultivar WK10039 unplaced genomic scaffold, ASM80110v3 Scaffold0285, whole genome shotgun sequence genomic window:
- the LOC108848926 gene encoding uncharacterized protein LOC108848926, which translates to MNQTRRKRRSDPPLSSRLDSLSPEMPFPSKSPSLLSPRVRNIFLLLTFCSLTFTVFTYCTFRRDQISSIARSLPLFSTQRRHLLFSIAASRDSWLRRSSYVRLWYSPASSTRAVVFLDRGAGGLDPDLPPVVVSQDTSRFPYTFPGGLRSAIRVARVVKETVDRGDNKDVRWFVFGDDDTVFFVDNLVTVLSKYDHRKWWYVGGNSESYDQNVRYSFDMAFGGGGFAISASLGKVLARVLDSCLMRYAHMYGSDSRIFSCLAELGVALTHEPGFHQIDVRGNLFGLLCAHPLAPLVSLHHLDAVDPFFPKTNRTESVARLIGAASFDSARILQQSVCYDSSNIVTVSVVWGYAIQVYEGNKLLPDLLTLQKTFSTWRRGSGVRSNYMFSTREYPRDPCARPLVFFLNGVGSDETGGTWSSYRLHSVGNCHRAEAVKQLQRIRVFSRKLKLNVEQMNPPRRQCCDISSPYNTSMVINIRQCMPDELIAMVT; encoded by the exons ATGAACCAAACGAGACGAAAGAGACGATCCGATCCACCTCTCTCTAGTAGACTCGATTCCCTCTCGCCTGAGATGCCCTTTCCCTCCAAGTCACCTTCGCTTCTCTCTCCCCGCGTCAGAAACATCTTCTTACTCCTCACCTTCTGCTCCCTCACCTTCACCGTCTTCACCTACTGCACCTTCCGCCGCGACCAAATCTCCTCCATCGCTCGCTCCTTGCCTCTCTTCTCCACCCAGCGCCGCCACCTTCTCTTCTCCATCGCCGCCTCTCGCGACTCCTGGCTCCGCCGCAGCTCCTACGTCCGTCTCTGGTACTCCCCCGCCTCCTCCACCCGCGCCGTCGTCTTCCTCGATCGCGGCGCCGGCGGACTCGATCCCGATCTCCCTCCGGTAGTCGTCTCCCAAGACACCTCCAGGTTTCCCTACACCTTCCCCGGCGGTCTCCGATCGGCGATCCGCGTCGCTCGCGTCGTCAAGGAGACGGTTGATCGGGGAGATAACAAAGACGTGCGGTGGTTCGTGTTCGGAGACGACGACACCGTGTTCTTCGTGGACAATCTCGTGACGGTTTTGTCCAAGTACGACCACAGGAAGTGGTGGTACGTCGGAGGCAACTCGGAGTCTTACGATCAGAACGTGAGGTACTCGTTTGATATGGCCTTTGGTGGAGGAGGGTTCGCGATCAGCGCTTCGCTTGGGAAGGTTCTTGCTAGGGTTTTGGATTCTTGTTTGATGAGGTATGCGCATATGTATGGAAGCGACTCCAGGATCTTCTCTTGCTTAGCTGAGCTTGGTGTTGCGTTGACTCACGAGCCTGGGTTTCATCAG ATTGATGTAAGAGGGAACCTATTTGGACTGCTATGCGCGCACCCTTTAGCTCCACTGGTATCACTTCATCACCTGGACGCAGTGGATCCGTTCTTTCCAAAAACAAACCGGACCGAGTCCGTGGCTCGTCTCATCGGTGCCGCGAGTTTTGATTCCGCAAGGATATTGCAGCAGAGCGTGTGCTATGATTCTTCAAACATAGTGACTGTTTCGGTCGTGTGGGGTTACGCGATTCAAGTCTACGAAGGCAATAAACTCCTCCCGGATCTTCTCACCTTGCAAAAGACGTTTTCTACATGGAGGAGAGGGTCAGGAGTCAGAAGCAACTATATGTTCAGCACAAGAGAATATCCCAGAGATCCATGTGCCAGACCGCTCGTCTTTTTCTTGAATGGTGTAGGCTCAGATGAGACTGGTGGGACATGGAGTAGCTATAGGCTTCATAGTGTTGGAAATTGCCACAGAGCAGAAGCTGTTAAGCAACTACAACGCATCCGAGTTTTTTCTCGTAAGCTGAAACTTAATGTTGAACAg ATGAATCCGCCTCGCCGTCAATGCTGTGACATCTCATCGCCTTATAACACTTCAATGGTCATTAACATTAGGCAATGCATGCCTGATGAGCTAATTGCCATGGTCACCtag